One Methanocaldococcus infernus ME DNA segment encodes these proteins:
- a CDS encoding DUF515 domain-containing protein produces MVDPDKIKSLKEKSKRTLQARNIRIVILVVIVIIVVFFGFLTITTIMSQQKTTNVVAPNLDKIKEDAKKAVNEMFKAYPNDPMKNVFLGKIDAATSIEEINNIINEAKEYISKKKNLDNVKENVINLIESEYGDLLQYSQKAKDAILKIKLAKTPEEVEKIYNSLDIVGDKKEIVLNLILKELSLGDNYYYVKYKEDNETKSNFYSRAKLLSLKDTLNYQALKSIKIEPVSNFKKVALEVSAKRCGELPLENSIVAIYNKNGSLLTYAIVDSSYLLLDSVSYGESKDVSNSINSPVDQYSSSQSSSISYNLNNIPGILEATVIGKLDYDKIKQMFENFGIRLNKLSKETQIFDSKMNYFLILSVPDDGVEKLIKTNKNEITIVLINSGE; encoded by the coding sequence ATGGTTGATCCTGATAAAATTAAAAGTTTAAAAGAGAAGAGTAAAAGAACACTTCAGGCAAGAAATATAAGAATTGTTATTCTTGTTGTCATTGTTATTATTGTAGTGTTTTTTGGATTTTTGACTATCACAACTATTATGTCTCAGCAAAAAACCACTAATGTAGTAGCTCCAAACTTAGATAAAATAAAAGAAGATGCTAAGAAGGCAGTAAATGAGATGTTTAAAGCTTATCCAAATGACCCTATGAAAAATGTATTTTTAGGAAAAATAGATGCTGCAACAAGCATTGAAGAGATTAATAACATTATAAATGAGGCTAAAGAATACATAAGCAAAAAGAAAAATTTAGATAATGTTAAGGAGAATGTAATAAACCTAATAGAGTCTGAGTATGGAGATCTATTACAGTATTCTCAGAAGGCTAAAGATGCTATCCTAAAAATAAAGTTGGCTAAAACTCCTGAAGAAGTTGAAAAAATTTATAACTCTTTAGATATAGTTGGAGATAAAAAAGAGATAGTTTTAAATCTAATTTTAAAAGAGTTGTCTTTAGGAGACAACTATTATTATGTTAAATATAAAGAAGACAATGAGACTAAGTCAAACTTTTACAGTAGAGCTAAGCTATTAAGCTTAAAAGACACTTTAAACTATCAAGCCTTAAAATCAATAAAAATAGAGCCTGTCTCTAACTTTAAAAAAGTAGCCTTAGAAGTTTCAGCTAAGCGGTGTGGAGAACTTCCTTTAGAAAATAGTATTGTAGCCATCTATAATAAGAATGGCTCATTACTAACTTATGCCATTGTAGATTCCTCTTATCTACTACTTGATTCAGTAAGTTATGGAGAAAGCAAAGATGTAAGTAATAGTATTAATTCTCCTGTGGATCAGTATAGTTCTTCTCAATCTTCATCAATAAGCTATAACTTAAATAATATTCCTGGAATTTTAGAGGCTACAGTTATAGGAAAACTTGACTATGATAAGATAAAGCAGATGTTTGAGAACTTTGGAATTAGACTTAATAAATTATCTAAAGAAACTCAGATTTTTGATAGTAAGATGAACTATTTCTTAATTTTGTCTGTCCCTGATGATGGTGTTGAGAAATTAATTAAGACAAATAAAAATGAAATAACCATTGTTTTAATAAATTCTGGTGAGTAG
- a CDS encoding class III signal peptide-containing protein codes for MRGQISLEFTILLLAIIVLSTVILSNFLKENVGSFDFNIVKIDNKAKEAINLLNSGYPYQLNTTLLYIGMKWEKINDSFINITLGVSPDINDSIKNFIINYIYNETGVNRSVYRLNLIEVE; via the coding sequence ATGAGGGGACAAATATCTTTAGAGTTCACTATTTTACTATTGGCTATTATTGTTTTATCTACTGTAATTCTATCTAACTTTCTAAAGGAAAATGTTGGTAGTTTTGACTTTAATATTGTAAAGATAGATAATAAAGCTAAGGAAGCTATTAATTTATTGAATAGTGGCTACCCCTATCAACTAAATACTACTCTTCTTTATATTGGGATGAAATGGGAAAAAATAAATGACTCTTTTATAAATATAACACTTGGAGTTTCTCCAGATATTAATGACTCAATCAAAAACTTTATAATAAATTATATTTACAATGAGACAGGAGTTAACAGAAGTGTATATAGATTAAATTTAATTGAGGTTGAATAA
- a CDS encoding ribonuclease P protein component 4 encodes MKEKDLKKIKKIGYERIDILMNLAEEEAKRGNWDRVKRYVYLARKIAMKLRLRFPKKWKRRICKKCGTLLVYGKNARVRVKAKRYPHVVITCLECNHIYRIPMIREKKEKRKK; translated from the coding sequence ATGAAAGAAAAAGATTTAAAAAAGATAAAAAAGATAGGATATGAAAGGATAGACATTTTAATGAATCTTGCTGAAGAGGAAGCTAAAAGAGGGAATTGGGATAGAGTTAAAAGATATGTATATTTGGCAAGAAAAATAGCCATGAAGCTAAGGCTAAGATTCCCAAAAAAGTGGAAAAGAAGGATCTGTAAAAAGTGTGGAACCCTCTTAGTTTATGGAAAAAATGCAAGAGTTAGAGTTAAAGCTAAGAGATATCCTCATGTTGTTATAACCTGCTTAGAGTGCAACCACATCTATAGAATTCCAATGATCAGAGAAAAGAAGGAGAAGAGGAAAAAATGA
- a CDS encoding Hsp20/alpha crystallin family protein, with the protein MFGRDPFDSIFERMFKEFMMPMGGATTMISSTGIQISGQGFMPISIIEGDEHIKVIAWLPGVAKEDIVVNAVGDTLEIRAKRSPLMVTESERIIYSEIPEEEEVYRQIKLPSAVKEDKASAKFENGVLYITLPKVEGSRKRGIHIE; encoded by the coding sequence ATGTTTGGAAGAGATCCATTTGACTCAATCTTTGAAAGAATGTTTAAAGAGTTTATGATGCCTATGGGTGGAGCCACAACAATGATAAGTTCTACTGGGATACAGATAAGTGGCCAAGGGTTTATGCCAATCTCAATTATAGAGGGAGATGAGCACATAAAGGTTATAGCCTGGCTTCCTGGAGTTGCTAAAGAGGATATAGTGGTTAATGCTGTAGGAGATACATTAGAAATTAGAGCTAAGAGAAGTCCATTAATGGTTACTGAGAGTGAAAGAATTATTTACTCAGAGATTCCAGAGGAAGAAGAGGTTTATAGACAAATTAAGTTACCATCAGCAGTTAAAGAAGATAAGGCATCAGCTAAGTTTGAAAATGGAGTTCTATACATAACCTTACCAAAGGTAGAGGGTTCAAGGAAGAGGGGAATCCATATTGAATAA
- a CDS encoding peptidylprolyl isomerase — protein sequence MVEKGKMVKVSYDGYVDGKLFDTTDEEKAKKEGIYNENMVYGPVAIFVGAGQILPGLDEVLEEMGVGEEREVTLPPEKAFGQRRPDLLKIVPMSEFKKRGIKPIVGLPITIDGVTGRIVSVNSGRVLVDFNHPLAGKEVKYRIKIEEVVEDPVQIVKEIVKLSLPRIEPEVKIEGESVIIELPEFAPYIPDIQVKKMVIANEIIKRLGYKEVKFIETFKKKEEDNKDNGEE from the coding sequence ATGGTTGAAAAGGGAAAGATGGTTAAAGTTAGCTATGATGGATATGTTGATGGTAAGTTATTTGATACAACAGATGAGGAGAAGGCTAAGAAGGAAGGAATATACAATGAGAATATGGTTTATGGGCCAGTAGCTATTTTTGTTGGTGCTGGGCAAATCTTACCAGGATTAGATGAAGTTTTAGAGGAGATGGGGGTTGGTGAAGAGAGAGAAGTTACTTTACCTCCAGAAAAGGCATTTGGTCAGAGAAGGCCAGATTTATTAAAGATTGTGCCAATGAGTGAGTTTAAGAAGAGAGGAATTAAACCAATTGTTGGATTACCAATAACTATAGATGGAGTTACTGGAAGAATAGTTAGTGTAAATAGTGGAAGAGTTCTTGTAGACTTTAACCACCCATTGGCTGGGAAAGAGGTTAAGTATAGAATCAAGATAGAGGAGGTTGTTGAAGATCCTGTCCAAATTGTTAAGGAGATTGTAAAGCTTTCACTACCAAGAATTGAGCCAGAGGTTAAAATTGAAGGAGAGAGTGTTATTATAGAGTTACCAGAATTTGCTCCATATATTCCAGATATCCAAGTTAAAAAGATGGTTATAGCTAATGAAATCATAAAGAGGTTAGGATATAAAGAAGTTAAATTTATAGAAACATTTAAAAAGAAGGAAGAGGATAATAAAGATAATGGAGAAGAATAA
- a CDS encoding winged helix-turn-helix transcriptional regulator, whose translation MSVLNLIGKKGTVEILRLLSLGVNSFTKIKENLNNSGLSLSTRTLAQRLNELEGEYLIEKNNGKYYITQKGKEFLDIIENILAWEKRWEDIKINKIVIDILKDRDS comes from the coding sequence ATGTCAGTATTAAATTTGATAGGTAAGAAGGGAACAGTTGAAATATTAAGACTTCTAAGCTTGGGAGTGAACTCTTTTACAAAGATAAAAGAGAATTTAAACAATAGTGGATTATCTCTAAGTACAAGGACCTTAGCTCAAAGGTTGAATGAGTTGGAAGGTGAATATCTAATTGAAAAGAATAATGGGAAGTATTACATAACTCAGAAGGGTAAAGAATTCTTAGATATTATTGAGAATATCTTAGCCTGGGAAAAAAGATGGGAAGATATAAAAATAAATAAGATAGTTATAGATATACTAAAAGATAGAGATAGTTGA
- a CDS encoding ParA family protein, which yields MKVITYAIAKGGVGKTILTANTAVALAEKGKKVLMVDCDLGSKSLSHIFNVNGSKTKIIETEFNNLDILPIEQSIVDAIKMDFDHIKRLYELDYDYVFIDSPATTSGVETYLALGVAHYFIMVLDYLALGPSLQGAINTLVIGKNYLECEPIGFVINNCYSISETIVNDIQKILGLPNLAIIKRNPIVEQTYSSKILAYYKDEEFKREIDKIVNVLEKAEDRKEKRFLEIVEKMRKGLII from the coding sequence ATGAAAGTTATAACCTATGCCATAGCTAAAGGAGGAGTGGGGAAAACTATATTAACTGCTAACACTGCTGTAGCCTTGGCTGAAAAGGGGAAGAAAGTTTTAATGGTAGATTGTGACCTTGGCTCTAAATCTCTTTCTCACATCTTTAATGTAAATGGGTCAAAAACAAAAATTATAGAGACAGAGTTTAATAACTTAGACATCTTACCAATAGAGCAAAGTATTGTAGATGCTATAAAAATGGACTTTGATCATATAAAAAGGTTATATGAATTAGACTATGACTATGTTTTTATAGACTCTCCAGCAACTACTTCAGGAGTTGAAACATACTTAGCCTTAGGGGTTGCTCACTACTTTATTATGGTGCTTGACTACTTAGCCTTAGGGCCAAGCTTACAAGGGGCTATTAACACATTAGTTATAGGAAAGAACTACTTAGAATGTGAGCCTATAGGCTTTGTTATTAATAATTGCTACTCTATTTCAGAGACAATAGTTAATGACATTCAAAAAATTTTAGGCTTGCCCAACTTAGCCATTATAAAGAGAAATCCAATAGTTGAGCAAACATATTCCTCTAAAATTTTAGCCTATTACAAGGATGAGGAATTTAAAAGAGAGATTGATAAAATAGTTAATGTCTTAGAAAAAGCTGAAGATAGGAAAGAAAAGAGATTTTTAGAGATTGTAGAAAAGATGAGGAAGGGATTAATTATTTAA
- a CDS encoding class III signal peptide-containing protein produces the protein MKILEKLLSKRGQISMEIGILVAAAVAVAALAAYFYVTNIKSASTKAGQHANTTVETLGGAAEQAAEKIQNIT, from the coding sequence ATGAAAATATTAGAAAAACTATTATCTAAAAGAGGACAAATATCAATGGAGATTGGAATCTTAGTAGCAGCTGCTGTAGCTGTTGCTGCTTTAGCTGCTTATTTTTATGTAACTAACATAAAAAGTGCATCAACTAAAGCTGGACAACATGCTAACACAACTGTTGAGACTTTAGGAGGGGCTGCAGAGCAGGCCGCAGAAAAAATACAGAATATAACTTAA
- the pheA gene encoding prephenate dehydratase, with amino-acid sequence MKLYTLPKGTYTETAGKKILKYLNAKLCYCQNIYEIFEKAKDDYGIVPIENSIEGSVNLTQDLLLEYDYKIVGETVLDIHHNLIGHSKEKIKIIYSHPQALAQCRKYIKKHGWEVKAVESTAKAVELASKNEEAGAIGSEGLAKLHGLKILERNIEDYKNNKTRFIVIGKKEIDGNFNKYKTSIVFELKEDKPGALYHILKEFALREINLTRIESRPSKRMLGTYIFYIDYEGLNLEVLESLKRYVSFLRVLGSYPILV; translated from the coding sequence TTGAAACTCTACACTTTGCCAAAGGGAACATACACTGAAACAGCTGGAAAGAAGATTTTAAAATATTTGAATGCTAAGCTTTGTTATTGTCAAAATATCTATGAGATCTTTGAGAAAGCTAAAGATGACTATGGAATAGTTCCTATAGAGAATTCTATAGAAGGCTCTGTAAATTTAACCCAAGATTTACTTTTAGAGTATGACTATAAAATAGTTGGTGAAACAGTCTTAGATATCCATCATAATTTAATTGGGCATAGCAAAGAGAAAATAAAGATTATTTATTCTCATCCTCAAGCTTTGGCCCAGTGTAGAAAATATATAAAAAAGCATGGATGGGAAGTTAAGGCTGTTGAAAGCACAGCCAAGGCTGTAGAGTTAGCAAGCAAGAATGAAGAGGCAGGAGCTATAGGTTCAGAAGGCTTGGCTAAGCTACATGGCTTAAAGATCTTGGAGAGGAATATAGAAGACTATAAAAATAATAAAACAAGATTTATAGTTATTGGGAAGAAGGAGATAGATGGAAATTTCAATAAATATAAAACTTCAATAGTCTTTGAGCTAAAGGAAGATAAGCCTGGAGCTCTTTACCATATTCTTAAAGAGTTTGCTTTAAGAGAAATTAACTTAACAAGGATAGAGTCAAGACCCTCTAAAAGAATGTTGGGGACATATATTTTTTATATAGACTATGAGGGCTTAAACTTGGAAGTGCTGGAAAGCTTAAAAAGATATGTATCATTTTTAAGGGTTTTAGGGAGCTATCCTATATTAGTTTAG
- a CDS encoding class I SAM-dependent methyltransferase, translating into MDVEEFYKHYSLESLPSYVREIIKFVDERIMEEIKVEGFILDAGCGFGTFYEITKNYETIYLDICLEQLKKFPIDKNKVCADIENLPFKDESFDTILCINVLEHTNHEKALKELFRVLKRGGRLVVIVVNKDSFFKEPIFFDFRVKHEPLSLKDFKEFKIINYYSLYFLPSFIKILPTSILKRFLKFYKRLDKILSRKFKRGGQFLIVEMVKV; encoded by the coding sequence ATGGATGTTGAGGAATTCTATAAACATTATAGCTTAGAATCTCTTCCTTCCTATGTTAGAGAGATTATCAAATTTGTTGATGAGAGGATAATGGAAGAGATTAAGGTAGAGGGCTTTATCTTAGATGCTGGCTGTGGCTTTGGAACCTTTTATGAGATAACAAAGAACTATGAAACAATATACTTAGATATATGTCTTGAGCAGTTGAAAAAATTCCCTATAGATAAAAATAAGGTTTGTGCTGATATAGAAAACTTACCCTTTAAAGATGAGAGCTTTGACACTATCCTATGTATAAATGTGTTAGAGCATACAAATCATGAAAAAGCTTTAAAAGAGTTATTTAGAGTTCTCAAAAGAGGAGGGAGGTTAGTGGTAATTGTTGTAAATAAAGATAGCTTTTTTAAAGAGCCTATATTCTTTGATTTTAGAGTTAAACATGAACCTCTAAGCTTAAAAGACTTTAAAGAATTTAAAATTATAAATTATTACTCTCTCTATTTTCTCCCATCCTTTATTAAGATACTTCCAACCTCAATTTTAAAAAGGTTCTTAAAGTTTTATAAGAGGTTGGATAAAATTTTATCAAGGAAATTTAAAAGAGGAGGACAGTTTTTAATAGTGGAAATGGTGAAAGTTTGA
- a CDS encoding aldolase, with product MDIKVPLTVPEYAKKEYISNYKELTKGTGRLMIFAGDQKIEHMNDDFFGEGIAKDDADPEHLFRIASEGKICAFATQLGLIARYEEYGKVPYIVKINSKTHLVKTRDPISRALVTIQDVIDLKERGVNILGVGYTIYPGSEYEHIMFREASKIILEAHKHGLIAILWSYPRGKNVKNEKDPHLIAGAAGIALCLGADFVKVNYPGDSYKFKETILAAGRTGVLCAGGSKIEEEKFLKQIWEQINISGAKGNATGRNIHQRPLEEAIKMCNAIYAITIEGKSWEEAIKILRG from the coding sequence ATGGATATTAAAGTTCCCCTTACTGTGCCAGAGTATGCTAAGAAAGAATATATTTCTAACTATAAAGAGCTAACCAAAGGGACAGGAAGGTTAATGATCTTTGCTGGAGATCAGAAGATAGAGCATATGAATGATGACTTCTTTGGGGAGGGAATAGCTAAGGATGATGCTGATCCTGAGCATCTCTTTAGGATAGCAAGTGAAGGAAAGATTTGTGCCTTTGCTACCCAACTTGGTTTAATTGCAAGATATGAGGAATATGGAAAAGTTCCTTACATAGTTAAGATTAATTCAAAGACTCATTTAGTTAAAACAAGGGATCCAATAAGTAGAGCCTTGGTTACTATTCAAGATGTAATAGACTTAAAGGAGAGGGGAGTTAATATCTTAGGAGTTGGCTACACCATTTACCCAGGAAGTGAGTATGAGCATATAATGTTCAGAGAGGCTTCAAAAATTATCTTGGAAGCTCATAAACATGGGCTAATAGCTATTTTGTGGAGTTATCCAAGAGGAAAGAATGTTAAGAATGAAAAGGATCCTCATTTAATAGCTGGAGCTGCTGGGATAGCTCTATGCTTAGGAGCTGATTTTGTTAAGGTTAACTATCCAGGAGACTCATACAAGTTTAAAGAAACTATATTAGCTGCTGGAAGAACTGGAGTTTTATGTGCTGGAGGTAGCAAGATAGAAGAAGAAAAATTCTTAAAGCAAATTTGGGAGCAAATTAATATTAGTGGAGCTAAGGGAAATGCTACAGGAAGGAATATTCACCAGAGGCCATTAGAAGAAGCTATAAAAATGTGTAATGCAATTTATGCTATAACCATTGAAGGGAAGAGTTGGGAAGAGGCTATAAAAATATTGAGAGGGTAA
- the purF gene encoding amidophosphoribosyltransferase produces the protein MCGIFGIFSLSGEQVAKKIYYGLFSLQHRGQEGAGIAVSDFQNIYHYKNIGLVTEVFNDEILQNLIGFLGIGHVRYSTTGGKAVENCQPFVVRSSFGNIAIAHNGDLLNSEELRIELEKRGHIFTSSTDSEVIAQLLVRELLKTKDVIEAIKKTLKRLVGAYSLLIMINDRIFAIRDPWGFKPLCLGRDEDNIYVSSEDCALSTLNANFVRDVEPGEIVEISKDGIEVYKIENDEEYFINIEGEKVYRKAATCMFEYVYFARPDSTIDGISVYKVRKNIGRELAKEHPVDADLVSPIPDSGNTFALGYSESSKIPYCEGLMKNKYVGRTFILPSQTERELAVRLKLSPIKAVLEGKRVVLVDDSIVRGTTSRRIVEMVRKAGAKEVHLRIGCPKIISPCYYGIDMPTKRELIASNKDIEKIRKEIGADSLGYISLEGLIKAIGRKDLCLACLTGKYPTRTNFKKVMKYN, from the coding sequence ATGTGTGGAATCTTTGGGATCTTCTCACTGAGTGGAGAACAGGTTGCTAAAAAAATTTACTATGGCTTATTTAGCCTACAACATAGAGGACAGGAAGGAGCTGGGATAGCAGTAAGTGACTTCCAAAATATTTACCACTATAAAAATATTGGCTTAGTTACTGAAGTCTTCAATGATGAAATTTTACAGAACCTTATAGGCTTCTTAGGAATTGGACATGTTAGATATTCAACAACTGGAGGAAAGGCTGTAGAAAATTGCCAGCCATTTGTTGTTAGAAGCTCTTTTGGGAATATTGCTATAGCACATAATGGAGATCTTTTAAACTCAGAAGAGTTAAGGATAGAGTTGGAAAAGAGAGGGCATATATTTACAAGCTCAACAGACAGTGAAGTTATAGCTCAACTTTTAGTTAGAGAATTGTTAAAAACTAAGGATGTAATTGAAGCAATAAAGAAGACTTTAAAAAGGTTGGTTGGGGCTTACTCTTTATTAATAATGATAAATGATAGAATCTTTGCTATAAGAGACCCATGGGGCTTTAAACCATTATGCTTAGGAAGGGATGAAGATAATATTTATGTTTCCTCAGAAGACTGTGCTCTTTCAACTTTAAATGCCAACTTTGTTAGAGATGTTGAGCCAGGGGAGATAGTTGAGATAAGTAAAGATGGGATAGAGGTTTATAAGATAGAGAATGATGAAGAATACTTCATAAACATAGAGGGAGAGAAGGTTTATAGAAAAGCAGCTACTTGTATGTTTGAATATGTCTATTTTGCAAGACCAGATTCTACAATTGATGGAATAAGTGTCTATAAAGTTAGGAAAAATATAGGGAGAGAGTTGGCTAAAGAGCATCCAGTAGATGCTGATCTTGTCTCTCCAATTCCAGACTCTGGAAATACCTTTGCCTTAGGCTATTCTGAATCTTCTAAGATTCCATACTGTGAAGGGCTAATGAAAAATAAATATGTTGGCAGAACCTTTATTCTTCCCTCTCAAACAGAGAGGGAGTTAGCTGTAAGGTTAAAACTCTCTCCTATAAAGGCTGTACTTGAAGGGAAGAGGGTAGTTTTAGTAGATGACAGTATTGTTAGAGGAACAACCTCAAGGAGAATAGTAGAGATGGTTAGAAAGGCAGGAGCTAAAGAAGTTCATCTAAGAATTGGATGTCCTAAGATAATTTCTCCATGCTACTATGGGATAGATATGCCAACAAAGAGAGAGCTTATAGCTTCCAATAAAGATATAGAAAAAATTAGAAAAGAGATAGGTGCTGATTCTTTAGGCTATATTTCCTTAGAAGGGCTGATAAAGGCTATAGGAAGAAAAGATTTATGTTTAGCTTGTCTAACAGGGAAGTATCCTACAAGGACAAACTTCAAGAAGGTTATGAAGTATAATTAA
- a CDS encoding V4R domain-containing protein, translated as MKLILTAETAKQLSKTEESKEIPDDEKLIKKSIELLLKGESKKKVPVEFFKVMVYIAIKKMLEYGNAITFYEIGYEFGKHLDIKDLNDLKEFFEKANLGELEVVSEDPLILKVNNCTLCSNLEFDEPICYLDAGILAGALENILNSVVVVDEFECMATGGDACYFKVEVVKD; from the coding sequence ATGAAACTAATACTAACTGCTGAAACAGCTAAGCAATTATCTAAGACTGAGGAAAGTAAAGAGATTCCAGATGATGAGAAACTAATTAAGAAGTCTATAGAATTACTATTAAAAGGAGAATCTAAAAAAAAGGTTCCTGTAGAGTTCTTTAAAGTTATGGTCTATATAGCTATAAAAAAGATGTTAGAATATGGAAATGCTATAACATTCTATGAAATTGGTTATGAGTTTGGAAAGCACTTAGATATAAAAGATCTCAATGACTTAAAAGAATTCTTTGAAAAGGCTAACTTAGGAGAGTTAGAAGTTGTTAGTGAAGATCCTTTAATATTAAAGGTTAATAATTGTACCCTCTGTAGCAACTTAGAATTTGATGAACCCATCTGTTACTTAGATGCTGGAATCTTAGCTGGAGCTTTGGAGAATATACTTAACAGTGTTGTAGTTGTTGATGAATTTGAATGTATGGCTACAGGAGGAGACGCTTGCTATTTTAAAGTTGAGGTAGTCAAGGACTAA
- a CDS encoding FprA family A-type flavoprotein: protein MKADAIKIADGVYWVGVLDWDIRMYHGYTLKGTTYNAYLVFGDEKVAIIDNTYPGTSAQMWGRIKDAFEKEGREFKIDVIVQNHVEKDHSGALPEIHKKFPDAPIYCTEVAVEGLKKHYPSLKNAPFKVVKSLDTVDLGGKTLTFLEAPLLHWPDSMFTFYNEGGILFSNDAFGQHLCFPAHMRFDKDIPEYVLMDANQKFYANLITPLSKLVLKKFQEVIDLGLLDKIKMIAPSHGQIWTDPMKVIKAYQDFATGKAAKDKAVIVYDTMHYSTQKMAHALAEGLMSEGIEVVMYFLHYDERSEIVKDILDAKAVLFGAPTIYDEPYPSLGDLVYYLRGLKFNRAGFKRLALVFGSMGGNGGGVERLAEDIKKCGFEVINQYELYYVPTEDELTNCYNMGKELGKRIKEMKIE from the coding sequence ATGAAAGCAGACGCAATAAAAATTGCTGATGGAGTATACTGGGTTGGAGTTTTAGACTGGGACATAAGAATGTACCACGGATACACATTAAAAGGGACTACATACAACGCTTACTTAGTCTTTGGTGATGAGAAAGTTGCTATAATTGACAACACCTACCCAGGAACCTCTGCTCAGATGTGGGGAAGAATAAAAGATGCATTTGAAAAAGAAGGTAGAGAGTTTAAAATAGATGTTATCGTTCAAAACCACGTTGAAAAAGACCACAGTGGAGCCTTACCAGAAATACACAAGAAGTTCCCAGATGCTCCAATATACTGTACTGAAGTAGCTGTTGAAGGTTTAAAGAAGCACTACCCATCCTTAAAGAATGCTCCATTCAAAGTTGTTAAGAGCTTAGACACAGTAGATTTAGGAGGAAAGACCTTAACATTCTTAGAAGCTCCTCTCTTACACTGGCCAGATAGTATGTTCACATTCTACAATGAAGGAGGAATCTTATTCTCAAATGATGCATTTGGTCAGCACTTATGCTTCCCAGCACACATGAGATTTGATAAGGATATTCCAGAGTATGTCTTAATGGATGCTAACCAAAAGTTCTATGCAAACTTAATTACTCCATTATCAAAGTTAGTCTTAAAGAAGTTCCAGGAAGTTATTGACTTAGGATTATTAGACAAGATAAAGATGATAGCTCCATCCCATGGACAAATCTGGACTGACCCAATGAAAGTTATAAAGGCTTACCAAGACTTTGCTACTGGAAAGGCTGCTAAGGATAAGGCAGTTATTGTCTATGACACAATGCACTACTCCACTCAAAAGATGGCACATGCACTTGCTGAAGGATTAATGAGTGAAGGAATTGAAGTAGTTATGTACTTCTTACACTATGATGAAAGAAGTGAAATTGTTAAAGATATCTTAGATGCTAAGGCTGTCTTATTTGGAGCTCCAACAATCTATGATGAGCCATACCCAAGCTTAGGAGATCTTGTTTACTACTTAAGAGGTTTAAAGTTCAACAGAGCTGGATTTAAGAGATTAGCTTTAGTCTTTGGATCCATGGGAGGAAATGGTGGAGGAGTAGAGAGATTAGCTGAAGATATTAAGAAGTGTGGATTTGAAGTCATCAACCAGTATGAGCTCTACTATGTCCCAACTGAAGATGAATTAACAAACTGCTACAACATGGGTAAGGAGTTAGGTAAGAGAATAAAAGAGATGAAAATTGAATAA